From a single Planctomicrobium piriforme genomic region:
- a CDS encoding ArnT family glycosyltransferase → MSSIPASAFSKNESPPARLMDRGSLAFYGLVLFFLACRLPVMYSQPGFIDDECYAIPGLTILENGIPRLPHVAGRETTSVYYHADEVLYCEPPLMFYLQALFYLVLPHEYGTGRLVSAAAGIGVLAAAWRIASRLGKTWQAAIWAVGLFSASRWFYLSVLKVRPDMLCVMFGLWAIATLWGIGSRFHWRPLITTGILIGLGGLSHALALAYAVQIAAWLFVTGQGWQRLTRPALVAGVALVVTAAWIPLILVRPDLFLIQFRNQYLGVNDDPLWLRLLWPWESIAYHAQYMLENFGPIQFPVVIGSLIACTMLCLRQGDAALRPLCWLGWTGFYLIACLVGPHHMTLGYWVYPAAFGFIAAGVLIDRVALAITAKGRFVAPIRWAGAGLLILLMLPGMGLKATVSSIRNWNDPDYRAPLVAKKLMDQLPADARYAVDPAFTLDFYAAGRKTLPAQLFPGYLPQSPGDYDYLIVSRLGVDDGMAQRQCAEKLLTAGKFDDLLACYAEVYRSTKSPCPPPE, encoded by the coding sequence GCCGCCTGCGCGCCTGATGGATCGCGGCAGCCTGGCATTCTACGGACTGGTGCTGTTCTTCCTCGCCTGCCGTCTGCCGGTCATGTACAGCCAGCCGGGATTCATTGATGACGAATGTTATGCCATCCCAGGCCTGACGATTCTCGAGAACGGCATTCCTCGCCTCCCGCATGTTGCCGGACGCGAAACGACCAGCGTCTACTACCATGCCGACGAGGTTCTCTACTGCGAACCCCCCTTGATGTTTTATCTCCAGGCCCTGTTCTATCTGGTGCTCCCGCATGAGTACGGCACCGGCCGCCTCGTCTCGGCGGCAGCGGGAATCGGTGTTCTGGCTGCCGCCTGGAGAATTGCGAGCCGCCTGGGAAAGACGTGGCAGGCCGCGATCTGGGCGGTCGGACTCTTTTCCGCATCGCGCTGGTTTTATCTGTCGGTCCTCAAGGTCCGCCCGGACATGCTGTGCGTCATGTTCGGACTCTGGGCGATCGCTACGCTGTGGGGAATTGGTTCGAGATTCCACTGGCGCCCCCTGATCACGACTGGCATCCTGATCGGACTCGGCGGTCTGTCGCACGCACTTGCTCTTGCCTACGCAGTTCAAATTGCGGCATGGCTGTTCGTCACCGGACAGGGCTGGCAACGCCTGACCCGTCCCGCTCTTGTTGCTGGCGTCGCTCTTGTCGTCACCGCGGCCTGGATTCCGCTCATCCTCGTCCGGCCGGACTTGTTTCTGATTCAGTTTCGGAATCAATATCTGGGAGTGAACGACGATCCCCTCTGGCTCAGACTGCTGTGGCCGTGGGAATCGATCGCCTATCACGCCCAGTACATGCTCGAGAACTTTGGGCCGATCCAGTTTCCAGTGGTGATTGGATCTTTAATCGCCTGCACGATGCTCTGTCTGCGTCAGGGAGATGCAGCACTTCGTCCACTTTGCTGGCTGGGCTGGACCGGCTTTTATCTCATCGCCTGCCTCGTTGGCCCGCATCACATGACGCTCGGATATTGGGTCTATCCCGCGGCATTTGGATTCATCGCTGCCGGCGTACTCATCGATCGGGTCGCACTCGCCATCACCGCGAAGGGCCGTTTTGTCGCCCCCATCCGTTGGGCGGGAGCCGGACTTCTCATCCTGCTGATGCTCCCCGGCATGGGACTGAAGGCCACAGTCAGCAGCATCCGGAACTGGAACGATCCCGACTATCGGGCGCCGCTCGTGGCGAAAAAACTGATGGACCAATTGCCGGCCGATGCCCGGTACGCGGTCGATCCGGCCTTCACGCTCGATTTCTACGCGGCCGGTCGCAAAACATTGCCAGCCCAGCTTTTTCCAGGTTACCTGCCCCAGTCGCCGGGTGATTACGATTACCTGATCGTCAGCCGCCTGGGTGTCGACGACGGCATGGCGCAGCGCCAATGTGCCGAGAAGCTCCTGACTGCCGGAAAGTTTGACGACCTTCTCGCTTGCTACGCGGAAGTCTACCGCAGCACCAAATCACCCTGCCCGCCACCAGAGTAG
- a CDS encoding catalase, which translates to MKKDPGSKASSKGKLKASNAKVEDLSKNLEGTDDGYLSTNQGLPINDNQNSLKAGERGPSLLEDFILREKITHFDHERIPERIVHARGSGAHGVFQVYESMAKYTRAGFLQDPAVETPVFVRFSTVAGSRGSTDLARDVRGFAVKFYTEEGNFDLVGNNMPVFFIQDAMKFPDLIHAVKPEPHNEIPQAASAHDTFWDFISLTPESAHMIMWVMSDRAIPRSLRMMEGFGIHTFRLINQKGVSHFVKFHWKPLLGMHSVLWDEALRISGCDPDFHRRDLWEAIENGDFPEWELGFQIIPEKDEHKYDFDLLDPTKLVPEDLVPVQRIGKMTLNRNPDNFFAEVEQVAFHPGHLVPGIDFTNDPLLQGRLFSYTDTQLIRLGGPNFHEIPINRPVAPLHNHQRDGHMRQMISPGRVAYEPNSLNGNAPLQAPAKAGGFVSYAERVDGAKLRAKSPSFSDHFSQAAMFYHSQSPVELKHIVHALRFELGKCDTPHVRERMLFVLSQIDEGLASDVAQGLGIKVPTKIDGPLNLAVGADAKPGEQQPKKFTGKAFISKALSMLTTVPGDVKTRKVAALVADGFDDSGLAAMKKSLTAAGAMLKVVGPRGGTLKSSSGKEVPVDFALPTTASVLFDAVYVCGGEASTNALSQIPKAVEFVEEAFKHCKAIAATGSGIDFLQQTRVDTLPGDKPAKEKVVSNSGGVVTGADSAASKVAAAFIEVLGQHRVWEREDAVS; encoded by the coding sequence ATGAAAAAAGACCCCGGTTCCAAGGCGTCCAGTAAAGGAAAGCTGAAAGCGAGCAACGCGAAAGTCGAGGATCTGTCGAAGAACCTCGAAGGGACGGACGATGGCTACCTCTCGACCAACCAGGGTCTGCCGATCAATGATAATCAGAACTCACTGAAAGCGGGCGAACGCGGTCCTTCGCTGCTGGAAGACTTCATTCTTCGCGAGAAGATCACCCATTTCGATCACGAGCGCATCCCGGAACGGATCGTACATGCCCGGGGGAGCGGGGCGCACGGCGTGTTTCAGGTGTACGAGTCGATGGCGAAGTACACCCGGGCCGGGTTTCTTCAGGATCCGGCGGTCGAGACCCCGGTGTTCGTGCGATTTTCCACGGTCGCGGGTTCGCGGGGATCGACCGATCTCGCGCGGGACGTGCGAGGCTTCGCAGTCAAGTTCTACACCGAGGAAGGGAACTTTGACCTCGTCGGCAACAACATGCCGGTGTTCTTCATTCAGGATGCCATGAAGTTTCCGGACCTGATTCATGCGGTGAAACCGGAACCGCACAATGAGATCCCGCAGGCGGCGTCGGCGCACGACACCTTCTGGGACTTCATTTCGCTGACTCCGGAATCGGCCCACATGATCATGTGGGTGATGTCGGACCGCGCCATTCCCCGCAGCTTGCGGATGATGGAAGGCTTTGGCATTCACACCTTCCGGCTGATTAACCAGAAAGGTGTCTCCCACTTCGTCAAATTCCACTGGAAACCGCTCCTGGGGATGCATTCCGTGCTGTGGGACGAAGCCCTGCGAATCTCTGGTTGCGACCCTGACTTTCACCGTCGCGACCTGTGGGAAGCGATCGAGAACGGGGACTTTCCGGAGTGGGAACTGGGTTTTCAGATCATTCCGGAGAAAGACGAACACAAGTACGATTTCGATCTACTCGACCCGACAAAGCTGGTGCCGGAAGATCTGGTGCCGGTGCAGCGGATCGGCAAGATGACCCTGAATCGCAATCCGGACAATTTCTTTGCGGAAGTGGAACAGGTGGCGTTCCATCCCGGGCATCTCGTTCCGGGCATCGACTTCACCAACGACCCGTTGCTGCAGGGACGGCTGTTCTCTTACACGGATACGCAGCTCATTCGGCTGGGCGGCCCCAACTTCCACGAGATCCCGATCAACCGTCCCGTCGCGCCGCTGCACAATCATCAGCGCGACGGCCACATGCGGCAGATGATCAGCCCTGGTCGGGTCGCCTATGAGCCGAACTCGCTCAATGGGAATGCGCCGTTGCAGGCTCCGGCCAAGGCAGGAGGATTCGTCAGTTATGCAGAGCGAGTCGACGGGGCGAAGTTACGGGCGAAGAGCCCCAGCTTCTCCGATCACTTCAGTCAGGCGGCGATGTTCTATCACAGTCAGTCGCCTGTCGAGCTGAAGCATATTGTGCATGCGCTGCGATTCGAACTGGGGAAATGCGACACTCCCCATGTGCGCGAGCGGATGCTATTCGTGCTGTCCCAAATTGACGAAGGGCTGGCGAGCGACGTGGCTCAAGGGTTGGGGATCAAGGTGCCGACGAAGATCGACGGTCCGCTGAATCTGGCCGTTGGGGCGGATGCCAAGCCCGGTGAGCAGCAACCCAAGAAGTTCACCGGCAAGGCATTCATTTCGAAGGCCCTGAGCATGCTGACCACCGTGCCAGGGGACGTGAAGACCCGTAAGGTGGCGGCACTGGTGGCCGACGGCTTTGACGACTCAGGGTTGGCGGCCATGAAGAAGTCGTTGACGGCGGCGGGGGCGATGCTGAAGGTCGTGGGGCCGCGCGGCGGAACATTGAAGAGCTCCAGCGGCAAGGAAGTGCCTGTCGATTTCGCGCTGCCGACAACAGCATCGGTCTTGTTCGATGCGGTCTACGTCTGCGGCGGAGAAGCGAGTACGAACGCGCTCTCGCAAATTCCCAAGGCGGTGGAATTTGTCGAAGAGGCCTTCAAGCACTGCAAGGCGATTGCCGCGACCGGCTCAGGCATTGATTTCCTGCAACAGACGCGGGTCGACACTCTGCCTGGCGACAAACCGGCGAAGGAGAAGGTCGTCAGCAACTCGGGCGGAGTTGTCACGGGCGCCGACAGCGCTGCCAGTAAAGTGGCAGCCGCCTTCATCGAAGTGCTGGGGCAGCATCGGGTGTGGGAACGCGAAGACGCGGTCTCTTGA
- the pgi gene encoding glucose-6-phosphate isomerase, which translates to MTASVPLTARPAWQALTAHYSQISKRHLRQLFADDPKRGERLTLDAVGIFLDYSKNRITDETLKLLLQLAAESDLQGRIEAMFRGDKINITENRAVLHVALRAPRDASILVDGENVVPEVHAVLDKMAEFSNRVRSGEWKGHTGKRIRNIVNIGIGGSDLGPVMAYEALKHYSDRNLTFRFVSNVDGIDFVEAVHDLDPAETLFIVASKTFTTLETMTNAQSARDWALKGLGGDMKAVARHFVAVSTNATKVSEFGIDTANMFGFWDWVGGRYSMDSAIGLSTMIAIGPDNFGEMLDGFHQMDEHFRTAPFEKNLPVLMGLLTLWYSDFFGSETVAVLPYEQYLKRFPAYLQQLTMESNGKYVTLDGSKVDYETSPIYWGEPGTNGQHSFYQLIHQGTRLIPCDFIAFVQELTPLGRHHDMLIANVLAQSEALAFGKTPEEVKAEGTADWLVPHRVFEGNRPSNTLLIEKLTPAVLGKLIALYEHSVYVQGVIWNIDSFDQWGVELGKVLAQRIIPELESKTEPKLAHDSSTNNLIHRYRELKSAKS; encoded by the coding sequence ATGACGGCATCTGTTCCACTGACCGCACGCCCGGCCTGGCAGGCGCTCACGGCGCATTATTCCCAGATCAGCAAGCGGCACCTGCGTCAGCTCTTTGCGGACGACCCCAAACGCGGTGAACGCCTGACGCTCGATGCCGTCGGCATCTTTCTCGACTACTCCAAGAACCGCATCACCGACGAAACGCTCAAGCTGCTGCTGCAGTTGGCCGCCGAATCGGACCTGCAGGGCCGCATCGAAGCCATGTTTCGCGGCGATAAAATCAACATCACCGAAAATCGCGCCGTGCTGCACGTCGCACTCCGTGCCCCGCGCGATGCGTCGATTCTCGTCGACGGCGAGAACGTGGTGCCCGAGGTGCATGCCGTTCTCGACAAAATGGCCGAGTTCTCAAATCGGGTCCGGAGCGGCGAATGGAAGGGGCACACCGGCAAACGCATTCGCAATATCGTGAACATCGGCATCGGCGGCTCCGACCTGGGACCGGTGATGGCCTATGAAGCCCTCAAGCACTACAGCGACCGCAACCTGACATTCCGCTTTGTGTCAAACGTCGACGGCATCGACTTTGTCGAAGCGGTCCACGATCTCGATCCGGCCGAAACGCTGTTCATCGTCGCCTCGAAAACCTTCACGACGCTCGAAACGATGACGAACGCCCAGAGTGCCCGTGATTGGGCTCTCAAGGGGCTCGGCGGCGACATGAAAGCGGTCGCGCGGCACTTTGTCGCCGTCTCGACGAATGCGACCAAGGTCTCGGAGTTCGGGATCGATACCGCCAACATGTTCGGCTTCTGGGACTGGGTGGGCGGCCGGTACTCGATGGACTCCGCCATCGGGCTGTCGACGATGATTGCCATCGGGCCCGACAACTTTGGCGAAATGCTCGACGGCTTCCATCAGATGGACGAGCATTTTCGAACCGCTCCCTTCGAGAAAAATCTTCCAGTCCTGATGGGCCTCTTGACTCTCTGGTATAGCGACTTCTTCGGCTCAGAAACCGTGGCCGTCCTGCCGTATGAGCAGTACCTGAAACGCTTCCCGGCGTACTTGCAACAACTCACGATGGAGAGCAACGGTAAGTATGTCACGCTCGACGGCAGCAAGGTCGACTACGAAACCAGCCCGATCTACTGGGGCGAGCCAGGCACCAACGGGCAGCACTCCTTCTACCAGTTGATTCATCAGGGGACGCGGCTGATTCCCTGCGATTTCATCGCCTTCGTGCAGGAACTCACCCCGCTCGGCCGTCATCACGACATGCTCATCGCCAATGTGCTGGCCCAGTCGGAAGCCCTCGCCTTCGGCAAGACGCCGGAAGAGGTCAAAGCGGAAGGGACCGCTGATTGGCTGGTGCCGCACCGCGTGTTCGAAGGGAACCGCCCCTCAAATACGCTGCTCATCGAAAAGCTGACGCCGGCAGTCCTTGGCAAGCTGATCGCCCTCTACGAGCACAGCGTCTATGTGCAGGGAGTGATCTGGAACATCGATTCCTTCGACCAGTGGGGAGTCGAACTCGGCAAGGTGCTGGCCCAGCGGATCATTCCCGAGCTGGAAAGCAAAACCGAACCGAAACTGGCCCACGACAGCTCCACAAACAACCTCATCCACCGGTATCGAGAACTGAAGTCCGCGAAGAGTTAA